The genomic region TGTTTAAGTTATTAAATTACGTATCATTTGGTTGTGGAATTTGAGCAAAAACGGCAGATTGCAACAGTTCAGGAAGTTGATTCCAAGCTACATTACCTTTGCGACTTTTGATATACAGTTGCATAAATTCTAGTAAAGCTACAGTACTTTCTTCTGGGAGAAGATTGACAAACAGATAGGTAGGTTTATCTGGATTAGATACAGCTACTACACACCCCTGACTGCACGCCCATAAACATCCGACGGCTTGAATCTCCACTTCATCATCTGGGAATTTTTCACTGCATAAAGTGTTTAGTTGGTCAAGTAAAAATGTGCCATCGAATGGAGGATTTTCTGGTCGTTCTTCAGAAGAATGGTGACAGGATTTGCAGACGAATAACGTGTGTTTAGGCATATGTTCTTACTAGATATTTAGACAAATCGTTGAGCATCTCGTGAGCCGCAAGAATATTAAGTCCACGCCAGACAGAAAAATCTACTAGATACACTTGCTCTTGCTGCACTGCCTTGAGCTTATTCCATAAAGGTTTTTGTTGAAGTCGTTTTATAATAGAGCGATCGCCTTTTCGTAGTGGTGCAACAAAAAGGATATCGCTATCAATTTTGGGTAGGAGTTCTTCAGAAATCAATAAATCCGCTAAATGTTTATCACGAGATTCTTCAAAAATTGGATTCAATAATCCAATATCGTCCAATATTCCACCAGCAAAAGATTTTTTACGAGTGATAACTAATTGTCCAGAAGCAACATAAGCAAATGATATGCGAAGAGACCTTTTTTTATTAAC from Chlorogloeopsis sp. ULAP01 harbors:
- a CDS encoding DUF1636 family protein, which produces MPKHTLFVCKSCHHSSEERPENPPFDGTFLLDQLNTLCSEKFPDDEVEIQAVGCLWACSQGCVVAVSNPDKPTYLFVNLLPEESTVALLEFMQLYIKSRKGNVAWNQLPELLQSAVFAQIPQPNDT